A region of Lichenibacterium dinghuense DNA encodes the following proteins:
- a CDS encoding MFS transporter, with protein MTDANPPAARPAPQPLNFRFIALIVASAMFMEQLDATILATALPTMARDFGVLAPNMSVALTAYLLSLAIFIPASGKVADKFGARTVFAAAIAVFMLGSVLCAQAPNLPLFVAARAFQGLGGAMMMPVGRLVLLRSVERRNLVSAMSWLLVPAMIGPILGPPVGGFIVTYLDWRWIFYINVPIGLLGLGLVLRFIANTHGESAGPFDWSGMALSGIALGCLFFGFELASHPDLVRLVVALLAVGFSVGFLYVRHARRTPDPIMDLSLMRLPSFGTSVIAGSLTRITQGAQPFLLPLMLQLDFGLSAAQSGGIVVATALGSMSMKAFAPGILRRVGFRRSLIANGVISSLGYATCALFRPNWPFPVIFGILMLCGFFMSFQFTAYNTVAYDAVPPSRMSAATSFYTTFQQLMLSVGICTAALALEASMVFTGHAHPQLGDFSAAFLVVTAVSICSTFWNVRFAPSAGAEISGHRRPRKVTAAALSDGYDRAESA; from the coding sequence ATGACCGATGCCAACCCGCCGGCCGCCCGGCCGGCCCCGCAGCCGCTGAACTTCCGCTTCATCGCCCTGATCGTGGCCAGCGCCATGTTCATGGAACAGCTCGACGCCACCATCCTGGCGACCGCGCTGCCCACCATGGCGCGCGACTTCGGCGTGCTGGCGCCCAACATGAGCGTGGCGCTGACCGCCTACCTGCTCAGCCTCGCCATCTTCATCCCGGCCAGCGGCAAGGTGGCGGACAAGTTCGGGGCGCGAACCGTCTTCGCCGCCGCCATCGCGGTCTTCATGCTGGGCTCGGTGCTCTGCGCCCAGGCGCCCAACCTGCCCCTGTTCGTCGCGGCGCGCGCCTTTCAGGGCCTCGGCGGCGCGATGATGATGCCGGTCGGCCGGCTCGTCCTCCTGCGCTCGGTCGAGCGCCGCAACCTCGTCTCCGCCATGTCCTGGCTGCTGGTGCCGGCCATGATCGGCCCGATCCTCGGCCCGCCGGTGGGCGGCTTCATCGTCACCTACCTCGACTGGCGCTGGATCTTCTACATCAACGTCCCCATCGGCCTCCTCGGCCTCGGGCTCGTGCTCCGCTTCATCGCCAACACCCACGGCGAATCCGCCGGGCCCTTCGACTGGTCCGGCATGGCGCTGTCCGGGATCGCGCTCGGCTGCCTGTTCTTCGGCTTCGAGCTCGCCAGCCACCCGGACCTCGTGCGCCTCGTGGTCGCGCTGCTGGCGGTGGGCTTCAGCGTCGGCTTCCTCTACGTCCGCCACGCCCGCCGCACGCCCGACCCGATCATGGACCTGTCGCTGATGCGGCTGCCCTCCTTCGGCACCTCCGTCATCGCCGGCTCGCTGACGCGCATCACGCAGGGCGCGCAGCCGTTCCTGCTGCCGCTGATGCTGCAGCTCGACTTCGGGCTCTCGGCCGCGCAGAGCGGCGGCATCGTGGTCGCGACGGCGCTGGGCTCCATGTCCATGAAGGCCTTCGCGCCCGGCATCCTGCGCCGCGTCGGCTTCCGCCGGAGCCTCATCGCCAACGGCGTGATCTCGTCGCTCGGCTACGCCACCTGCGCGCTGTTCCGCCCGAACTGGCCGTTCCCGGTCATCTTCGGCATCCTGATGCTGTGCGGCTTCTTCATGTCGTTCCAGTTCACCGCCTACAACACGGTGGCCTACGACGCCGTGCCGCCCTCGCGCATGAGCGCGGCGACGAGCTTCTACACGACGTTCCAGCAGCTCATGCTGTCGGTCGGCATCTGCACGGCGGCGCTGGCGCTGGAGGCCTCCATGGTGTTCACCGGCCACGCCCACCCGCAGCTCGGCGACTTCTCGGCCGCCTTCCTGGTGGTCACGGCCGTGTCGATCTGCTCGACCTTCTGGAACGTGCGCTTCGCGCCAAGCGCCGGCGCCGAGATCAGCGGCCACCGCCGCCCCCGCAAGGTGACGGCCGCGGCCCTCAGCGACGGCTACGACCGCGCCGAGTCGGCGTGA
- the motA gene encoding flagellar motor stator protein MotA has product MSFIIGIVVALGCMIGGYVAAGGHLGVIWQPYELIIICGMALGTFIVANPLSTIKDTGKAIGQAIMGKTPKNRDYLDLLGILYTLMKELRGNARNEVEGHIDNPKESAFFQKYPKVLADTDMTAFICDYCRLIMIGNARSHEIESLMDEEINTIMRDKLKPYQALQNTADGLPALGIVAAVLGIVHAMGSLDQPPEVLGELIGAALVGTFAGIFLSYGLVGPLATMVKVTRDKRARLYVIIKQSLLAFMNGAVPLIALEHGRKTISAYSRPSIDEVENETMGGGAAEPAKKAA; this is encoded by the coding sequence TTGAGCTTCATCATCGGCATCGTCGTGGCCCTGGGCTGCATGATCGGCGGCTACGTCGCCGCCGGCGGCCACCTCGGGGTGATCTGGCAGCCCTACGAGCTGATCATCATCTGCGGCATGGCGCTCGGCACCTTCATCGTCGCCAACCCCCTGTCCACCATCAAGGACACCGGCAAGGCGATCGGCCAGGCCATCATGGGCAAGACGCCCAAGAACCGCGACTACCTCGACCTGCTCGGCATCCTGTACACGCTGATGAAGGAGCTGCGCGGCAACGCCCGCAACGAGGTCGAGGGCCACATCGACAATCCGAAGGAGTCGGCCTTCTTCCAGAAATATCCGAAGGTGCTGGCCGACACCGACATGACGGCCTTCATCTGCGACTATTGCCGGCTGATCATGATCGGCAACGCGCGCAGCCACGAGATCGAGTCGCTGATGGACGAGGAGATCAACACCATCATGCGCGACAAGCTGAAGCCCTACCAGGCGCTGCAGAACACGGCGGACGGCCTGCCGGCGCTCGGCATCGTGGCGGCCGTGCTCGGCATCGTCCACGCCATGGGCTCGCTCGACCAGCCGCCCGAGGTGCTGGGCGAGCTGATCGGCGCCGCGCTGGTCGGCACCTTCGCGGGCATCTTCCTGTCCTACGGGCTCGTCGGCCCGCTCGCCACCATGGTCAAGGTCACGCGCGACAAGCGCGCGCGGCTCTACGTCATCATCAAGCAGTCGCTGCTCGCCTTCATGAACGGCGCCGTGCCGCTGATCGCGCTGGAACACGGCCGCAAGACCATCTCGGCCTACAGCCGGCCCTCGATCGACGAGGTCGAGAACGAGACGATGGGCGGCGGCGCGGCCGAGCCCGCCAAGAAGGCGGCGTGA
- a CDS encoding acyl-CoA thioesterase, with protein MSPIPAPPGLPEAAPHVRVIAMPADTNPAGDIFGGWLMAQMDLAAGNAAARRARGRCATVAVNEMTFHQPVLVGDEVSFYAAIERVGRTSMVIRVEAWRRSRDADEVGRVTGATFTFVAIGDDRRPRAIPPEG; from the coding sequence ATGAGCCCGATCCCCGCCCCGCCCGGCCTGCCCGAGGCCGCGCCCCACGTCCGCGTCATCGCCATGCCGGCCGACACCAACCCGGCAGGCGACATCTTCGGCGGCTGGCTGATGGCGCAGATGGACCTCGCGGCCGGCAACGCCGCGGCGCGGCGGGCGCGGGGGCGCTGCGCCACCGTGGCGGTGAACGAGATGACGTTCCACCAGCCCGTGCTGGTGGGCGACGAGGTGAGCTTCTACGCCGCGATCGAGCGGGTGGGGCGCACCTCCATGGTGATCCGCGTCGAGGCGTGGCGCCGCTCGCGCGACGCCGACGAGGTGGGCCGCGTCACGGGCGCCACCTTCACCTTCGTGGCGATCGGCGACGACCGCCGCCCCCGCGCCATCCCGCCCGAGGGCTGA
- a CDS encoding HAD family hydrolase, with translation MTIDLVCLDADDTLWHNMRHFEAAERALFDLLAPFAAAGVSRAALDAAEARNLPLYGYGAKGFTLSMVEAAADLLGPALTAGTVTAILRAGRDLLAHPVELLPGVDAALDALAGRAKLVLVTKGDLLHQETKLAASGLGSRFAGVEIVSDKTAATYARVFRTHGVPPERALMAGDSLRSDVLPALQAGAFAAHVPHGVPWSHERAEEPDHPRYRRLAALAELPGWIDAIGRGL, from the coding sequence GTGACGATCGACCTCGTGTGCCTCGATGCCGACGACACGCTGTGGCACAACATGCGCCACTTCGAGGCCGCCGAGCGCGCCCTCTTCGACCTGCTCGCGCCCTTCGCCGCGGCGGGCGTGTCGCGGGCGGCGCTCGACGCCGCGGAAGCGCGCAACCTCCCCCTCTACGGCTACGGCGCCAAGGGCTTCACCCTGTCGATGGTCGAGGCCGCCGCGGACCTGCTCGGCCCGGCGCTGACGGCCGGCACGGTCACCGCGATCCTCCGCGCCGGCCGCGACCTCCTGGCCCACCCGGTCGAGCTGCTGCCGGGCGTGGACGCCGCGCTCGACGCGCTGGCGGGCCGCGCGAAGCTCGTGCTCGTCACCAAGGGCGACCTGCTCCACCAGGAGACCAAGCTCGCCGCCTCCGGCCTCGGGAGCCGCTTCGCCGGCGTCGAGATCGTGTCCGACAAGACCGCCGCCACCTACGCCCGCGTGTTCCGAACTCACGGCGTCCCGCCGGAGCGGGCCCTGATGGCGGGCGACTCGCTGCGCTCCGACGTGCTGCCGGCGCTCCAGGCGGGCGCCTTCGCGGCCCACGTGCCGCACGGGGTGCCCTGGTCGCACGAGCGCGCGGAGGAGCCGGACCACCCGCGCTACCGCCGGCTCGCCGCGCTGGCGGAGCTGCCGGGCTGGATCGACGCGATCGGCAGGGGGCTTTAA
- a CDS encoding acyltransferase family protein: MTDTAREAAATPHRPGEGRGGFYRPDIDGLRAVAVSVVVLFHYGLAGLPGGFVGVDVFFVISGYLITAITRGELARGRFSLAGFYERRVRRIVPAFALVLLATALASPFVFLPEDLRLLGKSTEASALFGSNILFARLAADYFDADNLVLQPLLHTWSLAVEGQFYLLYPLLLLPLARRPRLTAAALAILAAASFADGSWDAVHRPVSAFYLLPGRAWELLAGGLLTLLPARAVRGRAADAAVLLGLAAIGAAAALYTAATPFPGPAALLPCLGAALAIVGGGPGGRVSALLGSAPLAWLGRISYSLYLWHWPVIVLARYGGGPDLRIATRLLLLAATVALAGLSYALVERPFIAKRALPRRRGLLLAAAGATAASLALGQALDLAGRGLLPLGRLPPAVATLAAGHFDRLEGECPVPAAGAAPLPYPCRFGAAGVEPAVALWGNSYARMWVPALGADARARGTAGVALIFSKCPPLAGLDTPSLPGCARFDRDAVAYLTTHPAIRSVVLGSDWFVQSPTDLAHLDGTLAALDAAGLHVSILLAPPQADYSVPRTLALAALHGTAPPPLLTVEEARRRQSASTALIEAAAARHGATVIDPAARLCEGGTCPVARDGRPLFYDAGHITVFAAEGIRGLFAPVFPPASEPSR, encoded by the coding sequence ATGACCGACACGGCGCGAGAGGCCGCGGCGACGCCCCATCGGCCGGGCGAGGGCCGCGGCGGGTTCTACCGGCCGGACATCGACGGCCTGAGGGCCGTCGCGGTCTCGGTCGTGGTGCTGTTCCACTACGGCCTGGCGGGCCTGCCCGGCGGCTTCGTCGGGGTGGACGTCTTCTTCGTCATCTCGGGCTACCTCATCACGGCCATCACGCGGGGCGAGCTCGCCCGCGGCCGCTTCTCGCTCGCGGGCTTCTACGAGCGGCGGGTGCGCCGCATCGTGCCGGCCTTCGCGCTCGTGCTGCTCGCCACGGCGCTCGCGAGCCCCTTCGTGTTCCTGCCCGAGGACCTGCGGCTGCTCGGCAAGAGCACCGAGGCGTCGGCCCTGTTCGGCTCCAACATCCTGTTCGCGCGGCTCGCCGCCGACTATTTCGACGCCGACAACCTCGTCCTCCAGCCGCTTCTGCACACTTGGTCGCTGGCCGTCGAGGGACAGTTCTACCTGCTCTATCCGCTGCTGCTCCTGCCGCTCGCGCGGCGCCCGCGGCTCACGGCGGCGGCGCTGGCGATCCTCGCCGCGGCGTCCTTCGCAGACGGCAGTTGGGACGCCGTGCACCGCCCGGTCTCGGCCTTCTACCTCCTGCCCGGCCGCGCCTGGGAGCTGCTCGCCGGCGGCCTGCTGACGCTCCTGCCGGCGCGGGCCGTGCGGGGACGCGCCGCGGACGCGGCCGTGCTGCTCGGCCTCGCCGCGATCGGCGCGGCCGCGGCCCTCTACACCGCCGCCACGCCCTTCCCCGGCCCGGCCGCGCTGCTGCCCTGCCTCGGCGCCGCGCTGGCGATCGTCGGGGGAGGCCCCGGCGGGCGGGTGTCGGCGCTGCTGGGCTCCGCTCCCCTGGCCTGGCTCGGGCGCATCTCCTATTCGCTCTACCTGTGGCACTGGCCGGTGATCGTGCTGGCGCGCTACGGCGGCGGGCCGGATCTGCGGATCGCGACGCGCCTCCTCCTGCTCGCCGCCACGGTGGCGCTGGCCGGCCTGTCCTACGCCCTCGTCGAGCGTCCCTTCATCGCGAAGCGCGCCCTGCCCCGGCGGCGCGGCCTGCTGCTCGCCGCCGCCGGGGCCACGGCGGCGTCGCTCGCGCTCGGGCAGGCGCTCGACCTCGCGGGGCGCGGCCTGCTGCCGCTCGGCCGCCTGCCCCCGGCCGTGGCGACGCTGGCGGCGGGCCACTTCGACCGGCTGGAGGGGGAATGCCCCGTGCCGGCCGCGGGCGCGGCGCCCCTGCCCTACCCGTGCCGCTTCGGCGCCGCCGGCGTCGAGCCCGCCGTCGCGCTGTGGGGCAACAGCTACGCCCGCATGTGGGTGCCGGCGCTCGGGGCCGACGCGCGGGCGCGCGGCACCGCCGGCGTGGCGCTGATCTTCTCGAAGTGCCCGCCGCTCGCCGGCCTCGACACGCCGTCGCTGCCCGGCTGCGCGCGCTTCGACCGCGACGCCGTCGCCTACCTCACGACCCACCCGGCGATCCGCAGCGTGGTGCTCGGCTCCGACTGGTTCGTCCAGAGCCCCACCGACCTTGCCCACCTCGACGGCACGCTCGCGGCGCTCGACGCCGCCGGGCTCCACGTGTCCATCCTGCTCGCGCCCCCGCAGGCCGACTATTCCGTGCCGCGCACCCTGGCCCTGGCGGCCCTGCACGGGACCGCGCCGCCGCCGCTCCTCACGGTAGAGGAGGCCCGCCGGCGCCAGAGCGCCTCGACGGCCCTCATCGAGGCCGCCGCGGCCCGCCATGGCGCGACCGTGATCGACCCCGCGGCGCGGCTCTGCGAGGGGGGGACCTGCCCGGTCGCGCGCGACGGGCGCCCGCTGTTCTACGACGCCGGGCACATCACGGTCTTCGCCGCCGAGGGCATCCGCGGCCTGTTCGCCCCCGTCTTCCCCCCGGCTTCCGAGCCGTCCCGCTAA
- a CDS encoding SulP family inorganic anion transporter, translated as MSLSTLRREWLRRPVREMLAGAVATVALIPEVIAFSAAAGVDPQVGLFASFVIGVVIAFAGGRPAMISAAAGSVALVAAPLVHAHGLRYLFAAGLLAGAVQVAFGLLRLGVLMRFVSTSVRTGFVNALAILIFSAQLPQVLGAAWPTWAVLGAGLALIYLVPFATRAVPSPLVAVLALTAASIAFHLPVRTVADLGRLPDALPLFALPAVPLDLDTLRIVLGPALAIAAVGLLESLMTAGVVDDLTETASGRDRECWGLGLANAASSLFGGIAGCGMIGQTVSNVKYGGRGRLSTLFAGAFLLVLTVLLKPWMSQVPVAALVAVMVMVSVDTFDWSSLRALAVHPKVSGAVMLATVAVTVASANLALGVGVGVLLSGVFFAFKVARLLDIAPERDEAAGRLTYRVTGQVFFASADAFVEGFDTGAAAGLAVAIDVSGAHFWDVTAVAALDKVVARFRAAGAAVEVVGLNRASATLVDRLDKRAALGGA; from the coding sequence ATGTCCCTCTCCACCCTGCGCCGGGAGTGGCTCCGCCGCCCCGTGCGCGAGATGCTGGCCGGCGCCGTCGCCACGGTGGCGCTGATCCCGGAAGTGATCGCCTTCTCGGCCGCCGCCGGGGTCGACCCGCAGGTCGGCCTCTTCGCCTCCTTCGTGATCGGGGTCGTCATCGCCTTCGCGGGCGGGCGGCCCGCCATGATCTCGGCCGCGGCCGGCTCCGTCGCGCTGGTCGCGGCGCCGCTGGTGCACGCCCACGGCCTCCGCTACCTGTTCGCCGCGGGGCTTCTGGCCGGCGCCGTCCAGGTGGCCTTCGGGCTGCTGCGGCTCGGCGTGCTGATGCGCTTCGTGTCGACCTCGGTGCGCACCGGCTTCGTCAACGCGCTGGCGATCCTGATCTTCTCCGCCCAGTTGCCCCAGGTGCTCGGCGCCGCCTGGCCCACCTGGGCGGTGCTCGGCGCCGGGCTCGCGCTGATCTACCTCGTGCCCTTCGCGACCAGGGCCGTGCCGTCGCCGCTCGTCGCCGTCCTGGCCCTCACCGCGGCCTCGATCGCGTTCCACCTGCCGGTCCGCACGGTGGCGGACCTCGGCCGGCTGCCGGACGCGCTGCCGCTCTTCGCCCTGCCGGCCGTGCCGCTGGACCTCGACACGCTGCGCATCGTGCTCGGGCCCGCCCTCGCCATCGCGGCCGTGGGCCTCCTGGAATCGCTGATGACCGCCGGCGTCGTCGACGACCTCACCGAGACGGCGAGCGGCAGGGACCGCGAGTGCTGGGGCCTCGGCCTCGCCAACGCGGCGTCGAGCCTGTTCGGCGGCATCGCGGGCTGCGGCATGATCGGGCAAACCGTGTCCAACGTGAAATACGGCGGGCGCGGCCGCCTCTCGACGCTCTTCGCCGGCGCCTTCCTCCTGGTCCTCACGGTGCTGCTCAAGCCCTGGATGTCGCAGGTGCCGGTGGCGGCGCTGGTGGCCGTGATGGTGATGGTGTCGGTCGACACCTTCGACTGGTCGTCGCTGCGCGCGCTGGCGGTCCACCCCAAGGTGTCGGGCGCCGTGATGCTGGCCACCGTGGCCGTGACGGTGGCGAGCGCCAACCTGGCGCTCGGCGTCGGGGTCGGCGTGCTGCTCAGCGGCGTGTTCTTCGCCTTCAAGGTGGCGCGCCTGCTCGACATCGCCCCCGAGCGCGACGAGGCGGCCGGACGCCTCACCTATCGCGTGACCGGCCAGGTGTTCTTCGCCTCCGCGGACGCCTTCGTGGAGGGTTTCGACACGGGTGCGGCGGCCGGCCTCGCCGTCGCGATCGACGTGTCGGGCGCGCATTTCTGGGACGTCACGGCGGTGGCGGCGCTCGACAAGGTCGTGGCGCGCTTCCGGGCGGCGGGGGCCGCGGTGGAGGTGGTGGGGCTGAACCGGGCGAGCGCGACCCTGGTCGACCGGCTCGACAAGCGGGCCGCTCTCGGCGGGGCGTGA
- a CDS encoding chemotaxis protein CheB has protein sequence MGNRDLIVIGGSAGATAPLKQILGSLPAGLPAAVLIVLHIPARGLGMLSTVAAAAGPLPVRQAEDGMRIERGHVYIGAPDHHMLVDDGRIRLGRGPRENMVRPAIDPLFRSAAIAHGPRVIGVVLSGLLSDGASGLSAIKRCGGLALVQDPSDAAADEMPRRALEAATVDLCVPGARLGDVLSDLAQEAAGTALPIPPELRLEVAIAAGERIGSDRLAAIADPVALTCPSCGGVLSKVRTHGPLRFRCQVGHGYAADALAQEQEGRVDEALRVALRIIEERAELVHRMAEEGRHSGRRAVAEMYEARAAEYRSNAETIRQAVLRSMRDAPDEDPSDG, from the coding sequence ATGGGCAACCGCGACCTCATCGTCATCGGGGGCTCGGCCGGCGCCACGGCCCCCCTCAAGCAGATCCTCGGCAGCCTGCCGGCGGGCCTTCCGGCGGCCGTGCTGATCGTCCTGCACATCCCGGCCCGCGGCCTCGGCATGCTGTCCACCGTGGCGGCCGCCGCCGGTCCCCTGCCGGTGCGGCAGGCCGAGGACGGGATGAGGATCGAGCGGGGCCACGTCTACATCGGCGCGCCGGACCACCACATGCTGGTCGACGACGGCCGCATCCGGCTCGGCCGCGGCCCGCGCGAGAACATGGTGCGGCCCGCCATCGACCCGCTGTTCCGCTCCGCCGCCATCGCGCACGGCCCGCGGGTGATCGGCGTCGTGCTGAGCGGCCTCCTGTCCGACGGCGCCTCCGGCCTCAGCGCCATCAAGCGCTGCGGCGGCCTGGCGCTGGTGCAGGACCCGAGCGACGCGGCCGCCGACGAGATGCCGCGCCGCGCCCTCGAAGCCGCCACCGTGGACCTGTGCGTGCCGGGCGCCCGCCTCGGCGACGTGCTGTCCGACTTGGCACAGGAGGCCGCCGGGACGGCGCTGCCGATCCCGCCCGAGCTGCGGCTGGAGGTCGCGATCGCGGCCGGGGAGCGCATCGGCTCCGATCGGCTGGCCGCCATCGCCGACCCCGTGGCCCTGACCTGCCCGAGTTGCGGCGGCGTGCTGTCGAAGGTGCGGACGCACGGCCCGCTGCGGTTCCGCTGCCAGGTCGGCCACGGTTATGCGGCCGACGCGCTGGCCCAGGAGCAGGAGGGCCGGGTCGACGAGGCGCTGCGGGTCGCCCTGCGCATCATCGAGGAGCGGGCCGAACTCGTCCACCGCATGGCCGAGGAGGGGCGCCACAGCGGGCGGCGCGCCGTCGCCGAGATGTACGAGGCGCGCGCCGCGGAATATCGGTCCAATGCCGAGACGATCCGGCAGGCGGTGTTGCGGTCCATGCGCGACGCCCCGGACGAGGACCCCTCCGACGGATGA
- a CDS encoding response regulator: MDESRADGALAALRGLTILVVEDEYFLATEISRKLQKAGVAVVGPFPAVEDALKAVEGGRILDAALLDINLRGNMVYPVADLLRQRGTPIVFMTGYDRAALPPAYRDVPLCDKPVEVADLVRHVAGRPSGA; the protein is encoded by the coding sequence ATGGATGAAAGTCGAGCAGACGGCGCGCTGGCCGCGCTCCGGGGGCTGACCATCCTGGTCGTCGAGGACGAATATTTCCTCGCGACCGAGATCAGCCGGAAGCTGCAGAAGGCGGGCGTCGCGGTGGTGGGCCCCTTCCCGGCGGTCGAGGACGCCTTGAAGGCCGTCGAGGGGGGCAGGATCCTCGATGCGGCCCTGCTCGACATCAACCTCCGGGGCAACATGGTCTACCCGGTGGCGGACCTGCTGCGCCAGCGCGGCACGCCCATCGTGTTCATGACGGGCTACGACAGGGCGGCCCTGCCCCCGGCCTACCGGGACGTCCCGCTCTGCGACAAGCCGGTGGAGGTCGCGGACCTCGTCCGCCACGTCGCCGGGCGGCCCTCCGGCGCCTGA
- a CDS encoding cytochrome P450, protein MTAGAALPPTLRIDAARARVRLSPTDPAFVADPYPSYRAIREACPLFVWEDYGHLCAADAATVDALFRDRRFGREAPGRPPPPEHTRPFHDLDALSMLEREPPAHTRLRRLVNRAFVSRAVERLRPRVEALADALLDAFPSSGPFDLLPLYAEPIPVALIAELLGVPGADAPHLLDWSHRMVAMYRPGRTRADEDAAVVAALGFSAYLRGHLAERRARPRDDLLTLLATAPASEISEDEAAANAALLLNAGHEATVHALGLAAASVLGSGLDPRALFATPERTAATVEEALRFEPPLHLFTRTCLEPARVAGVDFAPGTTVGLLIGAADRDPARWPAPDRFDPFRAPAAHVAFGGGIHFCLGAPLARLELEVALPRLFARRPRLRLAGEPRFADRYHFRALEALEVRG, encoded by the coding sequence GTGACGGCCGGCGCGGCCCTCCCGCCCACGCTCCGCATCGACGCCGCGCGCGCCCGCGTGCGGCTGTCGCCGACCGACCCGGCCTTCGTGGCCGACCCCTATCCGAGCTATCGCGCGATCCGCGAGGCCTGCCCGCTGTTCGTCTGGGAGGACTACGGCCACCTCTGCGCGGCCGACGCCGCCACGGTCGACGCGCTGTTCCGCGACCGGCGCTTCGGCCGCGAGGCGCCGGGCCGCCCGCCCCCGCCCGAGCACACGCGGCCCTTCCACGACCTCGACGCCCTGTCGATGCTGGAGCGCGAGCCCCCGGCCCACACGCGGCTCCGCCGCCTCGTCAACAGGGCCTTCGTGTCCCGCGCCGTGGAGCGCCTGCGCCCGCGCGTCGAGGCCCTGGCCGACGCGTTGCTCGACGCCTTCCCGTCGTCCGGCCCCTTCGACCTCCTGCCGCTCTACGCCGAGCCGATCCCGGTGGCCCTCATCGCCGAGCTGCTCGGCGTGCCGGGCGCGGACGCGCCGCACCTCCTCGACTGGTCGCACCGCATGGTGGCCATGTACCGCCCCGGACGGACCCGCGCCGACGAGGACGCGGCCGTCGTGGCGGCGCTCGGCTTCTCGGCCTACCTGCGCGGCCACCTCGCGGAGCGCCGCGCGCGGCCCCGCGACGACCTCCTGACCCTTCTCGCGACGGCTCCCGCCTCGGAGATCTCGGAGGACGAGGCGGCGGCCAACGCGGCGCTGCTGCTCAACGCCGGCCACGAGGCGACCGTGCACGCCCTCGGCCTCGCCGCCGCATCGGTGCTCGGCTCGGGGCTCGACCCTCGGGCGCTGTTCGCGACGCCGGAGCGAACGGCCGCGACGGTCGAGGAAGCGCTGCGCTTCGAGCCGCCGCTCCACCTCTTCACCCGCACCTGCCTGGAGCCCGCGCGGGTGGCGGGCGTGGATTTCGCGCCGGGGACGACGGTCGGCCTGCTGATCGGGGCGGCCGACCGCGACCCCGCCCGCTGGCCGGCGCCGGACCGCTTCGATCCCTTCCGTGCCCCGGCCGCGCATGTCGCCTTCGGCGGCGGCATCCACTTCTGCCTCGGCGCGCCCCTCGCCCGGCTGGAGCTGGAGGTGGCGCTGCCGCGGCTCTTCGCGCGGCGCCCGCGGCTGCGCCTGGCCGGCGAGCCCCGCTTCGCCGACCGCTACCACTTCCGCGCGCTGGAAGCGCTGGAGGTGAGAGGCTAG
- the rpmB gene encoding 50S ribosomal protein L28, with protein MARRCELTGKAVQVGHLVSHSNIKTKTRFLPNLVAVSLISDALGRTVRLRVAAATLRSVEHRGGLDAFLIKAKDEDLSAKTRALKREIGKKLAASAAETPAAA; from the coding sequence ATGGCACGCCGCTGCGAACTGACCGGCAAGGCCGTTCAGGTTGGCCACCTCGTCAGCCACTCGAACATCAAGACCAAGACCCGCTTCCTGCCCAACCTCGTCGCCGTGAGCCTGATCTCGGACGCGCTGGGCCGCACCGTGCGCCTGCGCGTCGCCGCCGCCACGCTGCGCTCGGTTGAGCACCGCGGCGGCCTCGACGCCTTCCTGATCAAGGCCAAGGACGAGGACCTGTCGGCGAAGACCCGCGCCCTCAAGCGCGAGATCGGCAAGAAGCTCGCCGCTTCCGCCGCCGAGACGCCCGCGGCCGCCTGA
- a CDS encoding transporter substrate-binding domain-containing protein gives MAGHRWIGMAAALALLAAGAASAEEAAAPQAAPQTLLDRVVATHQLRVGLTGDYRPFSLQDSATGAFTGLDVDLTTGLAKALGAEPVFVKTSWPTLMADFQAGKFDVLAGGVSVTLDRQRDGFFSVPTDVDGKAAIARCADAERYDGLDAIDRPGVRVVVNPGGTNERFDRAHLHNAQILTFPDNKTIFREVAEGRADVMITDGVEKLNPGLCAIHPDRPFDRAEKAWLLPRDIAFKLFVDQYIHLKQLDGSYAAAVKAWLD, from the coding sequence ATGGCGGGACATCGGTGGATCGGGATGGCGGCGGCCCTGGCGCTGCTCGCCGCGGGGGCGGCCTCGGCCGAGGAGGCCGCCGCACCGCAGGCGGCCCCCCAGACGCTGCTCGACCGCGTCGTCGCCACCCACCAGCTCCGCGTCGGACTCACCGGCGACTACCGCCCCTTCAGCCTCCAGGACTCCGCGACGGGCGCCTTCACGGGGCTCGACGTCGACCTCACGACGGGGCTCGCCAAGGCGCTCGGCGCCGAGCCGGTCTTCGTCAAGACGAGCTGGCCGACCCTGATGGCGGACTTTCAGGCGGGCAAGTTCGACGTGCTGGCGGGCGGCGTGTCGGTGACGCTCGACCGGCAGCGGGACGGCTTCTTCTCGGTGCCGACCGACGTCGACGGCAAGGCCGCCATCGCGCGCTGCGCGGACGCTGAGCGCTACGACGGCCTCGACGCCATCGACCGGCCGGGCGTGCGCGTGGTGGTGAACCCCGGCGGCACCAACGAGCGCTTCGACCGCGCGCACCTGCACAACGCGCAGATCCTGACCTTCCCCGACAACAAGACGATCTTCCGCGAGGTGGCGGAGGGCCGGGCCGACGTGATGATCACCGACGGCGTGGAGAAGCTGAACCCCGGCCTCTGCGCGATCCACCCCGACAGGCCCTTCGACCGCGCCGAGAAGGCGTGGCTGCTGCCGCGCGACATCGCCTTCAAGCTCTTCGTGGACCAGTACATCCACCTGAAGCAGCTCGACGGGAGCTACGCCGCGGCCGTGAAAGCGTGGCTGGACTGA